The following proteins are encoded in a genomic region of Phycisphaerales bacterium:
- a CDS encoding glycosyltransferase, with the protein MSPRRIVHAIGDLDPAGGGPPVVAARLAAAQAAMGCDVTIFSYRSQEGGARADALMAETPHGELVRQKSISDPGRLERVTGRAAARAFEAMVGQGVDVLHTHGMWEPMMPAMAAVARRRGVAYVVTPHGMLDPYTLSVKPTKKRIALATTHKKFLERASFVHMLNADEASLAAPVLRGAPTRVIPNGIFLEEIEHLPPAGAFRSQHPEIGDRPYVLFLSRLAHKKGLDYLADAFALLHERMPSVELVVAGPDDGQRADFEARIAAHGVGIRVHLVGPQYGADKLAVLRDAAVFCLPSRQEGFSIAITEALAIGLPVVISRACHFPEVSEVNAGIETDLDPREVADALEHVLSDTARARSMGLAGATLVRERFTWPKVAALTIECYEQFISGATG; encoded by the coding sequence ATGAGCCCGCGACGCATCGTCCATGCGATCGGCGACCTCGACCCCGCCGGTGGCGGACCGCCCGTGGTGGCCGCCCGGCTGGCCGCGGCCCAGGCCGCGATGGGATGTGACGTGACCATCTTCTCGTACCGCTCGCAAGAGGGTGGCGCACGAGCCGACGCGCTGATGGCCGAGACACCGCACGGCGAACTGGTGCGACAGAAGTCGATCAGCGATCCCGGCAGGCTCGAGCGTGTGACCGGCCGCGCGGCCGCTCGGGCATTCGAAGCCATGGTTGGTCAGGGCGTCGACGTCCTGCATACGCATGGCATGTGGGAGCCGATGATGCCAGCCATGGCTGCCGTCGCTCGAAGGCGTGGTGTGGCCTACGTCGTGACGCCCCACGGCATGCTCGACCCTTACACGCTCTCGGTGAAGCCAACCAAGAAGCGCATCGCCCTGGCGACCACGCACAAGAAGTTTCTCGAGCGAGCCTCCTTCGTGCACATGCTGAACGCCGACGAGGCAAGCTTGGCCGCGCCGGTGTTGCGAGGTGCTCCCACACGCGTTATTCCCAACGGCATCTTCCTCGAGGAGATCGAGCATCTGCCGCCGGCCGGCGCGTTCCGCAGCCAGCATCCCGAGATCGGCGACCGCCCGTACGTGCTCTTCCTTTCCAGGCTGGCGCACAAGAAGGGGCTCGACTACCTGGCCGATGCGTTCGCGCTGCTCCACGAACGAATGCCCAGCGTCGAACTCGTCGTTGCCGGTCCCGATGACGGCCAGCGTGCGGACTTCGAGGCCCGGATCGCGGCGCATGGGGTGGGAATTCGCGTCCATCTCGTCGGCCCGCAGTACGGAGCCGATAAACTCGCCGTACTGCGGGACGCTGCCGTGTTCTGCCTGCCAAGCCGTCAGGAAGGCTTCTCGATCGCCATCACCGAGGCGCTGGCGATTGGCTTGCCGGTCGTGATCTCACGAGCCTGCCACTTTCCCGAAGTCTCCGAGGTGAACGCCGGCATCGAAACCGATCTGGACCCGCGTGAGGTCGCCGATGCTCTCGAACACGTGCTCTCGGATACCGCCCGTGCCCGCAGCATGGGCCTGGCGGGTGCGACCCTCGTACGTGAGAGATTCACCTGGCCGAAGGTGGCCGCCCTGACGATCGAGTGCTACGAGCAGTTCATTTCCGGAGCGACGGGCTGA
- a CDS encoding class I SAM-dependent methyltransferase, whose amino-acid sequence MIGRIKAALPASLVKFNRVSQRFGATVLPNHFYSEIPDFNELRRSTGWRAPMSMTGIDAASLDDQIASLRSWLEEGGRAGDVAGVHGRACDANGEGGFGPMEAQAIYSFIVHQKPAKIAQVGCGVSTAIILEAARDAGYEPTLVCVEPYPTPMLQDFARQGRLTLHSAKAQDVPRDELASMADGGFLFVDSSHTLRPGSEVIVLISEILPRLSEGTWAHFHDIYFPFDYGPALLDEGIFQFRENTLLYAYLVDNARWRVEVCMSMLHHQRQDALKGVLLDYRPMPMNQGLRAGEGHFPASAYIRAAR is encoded by the coding sequence ATGATCGGACGCATCAAGGCGGCCTTGCCCGCTTCTCTTGTGAAATTCAATCGCGTGAGTCAGCGATTCGGGGCCACCGTGCTCCCGAACCACTTCTACTCCGAGATTCCCGATTTCAATGAACTCAGGCGGTCGACCGGCTGGCGAGCGCCGATGTCGATGACCGGCATCGATGCGGCATCGCTCGATGATCAGATCGCATCATTGCGTTCGTGGCTGGAGGAAGGGGGGCGCGCGGGCGACGTAGCCGGCGTGCACGGCCGGGCGTGCGACGCAAACGGCGAGGGCGGATTCGGGCCGATGGAGGCCCAGGCGATCTATTCGTTTATCGTCCATCAGAAGCCGGCGAAGATCGCGCAGGTCGGCTGCGGCGTGTCCACCGCCATCATCCTCGAGGCGGCGCGCGATGCCGGCTATGAACCGACGCTCGTGTGCGTCGAGCCCTATCCCACGCCCATGCTTCAGGACTTTGCACGCCAGGGCAGGCTGACCCTCCACAGCGCCAAGGCGCAGGACGTGCCGCGCGACGAACTGGCGTCCATGGCCGATGGCGGCTTCCTGTTCGTCGACTCGTCGCATACTCTGCGGCCGGGCAGCGAGGTCATCGTGCTCATCAGCGAGATCCTGCCGCGGCTGTCCGAAGGAACCTGGGCCCACTTCCACGACATCTACTTCCCCTTCGATTACGGGCCGGCATTGCTCGACGAAGGGATCTTCCAGTTTCGGGAGAACACGCTGCTCTACGCGTACCTCGTCGACAACGCACGCTGGCGGGTGGAAGTCTGCATGTCGATGCTCCATCACCAACGGCAGGACGCGCTGAAGGGCGTGCTGCTCGACTACCGGCCCATGCCCATGAACCAGGGCTTGCGAGCGGGCGAGGGGCACTTCCCTGCTTCGGCGTACATCCGGGCCGCCCGTTGA
- a CDS encoding sulfotransferase domain-containing protein yields MLPTFLIIGAQKSGTTTLYRDLLTQPGVYFPYEKEPTSLAHDAVLTPAGLAEYESMFDGAKPTDARGDASTGYTKIPRFTNVPARAREVLGPDIQLIYILREPISRIVSHHHHTITNQPGPATVEEFIEADHTAIPFSKYAFQARAWLEHYPLERLHVLLLDEYVKDRPGHIERLGPILGFTARPERIDPQSKFNTAEDRSSDRGLFMRLRRTWPYQKLRPMLPVATRDRLRRMLTAKAPPPPPPPSEQCVERLLRELEGDHRELAEIIGRPYPIWDPDAVRERFARKRQNAAASG; encoded by the coding sequence ATGCTTCCGACCTTTCTCATCATCGGCGCACAGAAGAGTGGCACCACCACGCTCTATCGAGACCTCCTGACACAGCCGGGGGTTTATTTTCCGTATGAGAAGGAGCCGACCTCGCTCGCGCACGATGCCGTGCTGACGCCTGCGGGCCTGGCTGAGTACGAATCGATGTTCGACGGCGCGAAGCCAACCGATGCACGGGGCGATGCCTCGACCGGGTACACCAAGATCCCCAGGTTCACCAACGTTCCCGCACGGGCCCGCGAAGTTCTTGGCCCGGACATCCAGTTGATCTACATCCTCCGCGAGCCGATCAGCCGGATCGTCAGCCACCACCATCACACCATCACCAACCAGCCCGGCCCGGCCACGGTCGAAGAGTTCATCGAGGCCGACCATACCGCCATCCCATTCAGCAAGTACGCCTTCCAGGCCCGGGCGTGGCTCGAGCACTACCCACTCGAGCGGCTGCACGTCTTGCTCCTGGATGAATACGTCAAGGATCGTCCAGGACACATCGAGCGGTTGGGCCCAATCCTCGGCTTCACCGCTCGACCGGAGAGGATCGATCCTCAGTCCAAATTCAATACGGCTGAGGATCGATCGTCCGATCGCGGGCTGTTCATGCGGTTGCGGCGTACATGGCCCTACCAGAAGCTTCGGCCGATGTTGCCGGTTGCCACGCGCGATCGGTTGCGACGCATGTTGACCGCCAAGGCTCCGCCGCCACCGCCGCCACCGTCGGAGCAGTGCGTCGAGCGACTACTGCGCGAACTCGAAGGAGATCACCGGGAACTGGCCGAGATCATCGGGCGTCCATATCCAATCTGGGATCCCGACGCCGTCCGCGAACGATTCGCCAGGAAGCGGCAGAACGCTGCGGCGAGTGGTTGA
- a CDS encoding glycosyltransferase family 4 protein, producing the protein MPGSDDQNKPVLLVLSQVYVPDPASVGQHMHDAAAEMARRGWRVMVYAAANGYEDASVRYERSQTLDGVEIRRLPLSSFGKKALPIRVLAGVLFLIQAILLGLRVRNVQAVLVSTSPPFTGAFGTVLARLKRAALVFWVMDLNPDQLIQTGAIGPRHPAAVVFDAGNRLTLRRCDGVVALDRFMAERVNRKVDVRDRMAILPPWPHEDHIEPVEHEDNDFRKQHGLDGKFVVMYSGNHGMTTSVTTVLDAALRLRDREDIVFMFIGGGVGKADVRRVIEEHQPANIIDLPYQPFERLRYSLSAADLHVVTMVDAAVGCIHPCKVYGAMAVGRPILFVGPSPSHVTDLLDGQGVGWRVADGDGEACARQIEAIAATPRQELAQMGRRARSYIDERYTQARLLGAFCDEVEKAVRRRKPDLRPATPPAQSDRAQAGV; encoded by the coding sequence ATGCCTGGGTCTGACGACCAGAACAAGCCGGTGTTATTGGTCCTGAGCCAGGTCTATGTGCCCGATCCGGCCAGCGTGGGCCAACACATGCACGACGCCGCCGCGGAGATGGCGCGACGCGGCTGGCGCGTCATGGTGTATGCCGCCGCCAACGGGTACGAAGACGCGTCGGTTCGCTACGAACGCAGCCAGACGCTCGATGGCGTCGAGATCCGCCGGCTCCCGCTGTCGAGCTTCGGCAAGAAGGCCCTACCGATTCGCGTGCTGGCGGGCGTGCTGTTCCTGATCCAGGCCATCCTGCTCGGGCTGCGGGTGCGCAACGTCCAGGCGGTACTCGTCAGCACCAGCCCACCGTTCACTGGCGCGTTCGGTACGGTGCTGGCACGGCTGAAGCGGGCGGCCCTGGTCTTCTGGGTCATGGACCTCAATCCCGACCAACTCATCCAGACCGGCGCCATCGGGCCTCGCCACCCCGCGGCCGTCGTCTTCGATGCCGGCAATCGATTGACCCTGCGACGCTGCGATGGCGTCGTCGCGCTCGATCGATTCATGGCCGAGCGAGTCAATCGGAAGGTCGACGTGCGTGACCGCATGGCGATCCTGCCGCCGTGGCCGCACGAGGACCACATCGAGCCGGTCGAGCACGAGGACAACGACTTTCGCAAGCAGCACGGCCTCGACGGCAAGTTCGTGGTCATGTACTCTGGCAACCACGGCATGACCACGTCGGTGACCACCGTACTGGATGCGGCGCTGCGATTGCGCGATCGGGAAGACATCGTCTTCATGTTCATCGGCGGCGGCGTGGGCAAGGCCGACGTCCGTCGCGTGATCGAGGAACACCAGCCGGCAAACATCATCGATCTGCCCTACCAGCCCTTCGAGCGGCTGCGATACTCCCTGTCGGCGGCCGATCTCCACGTGGTCACGATGGTCGACGCGGCGGTGGGCTGCATCCATCCCTGCAAGGTCTACGGGGCAATGGCGGTGGGGCGACCCATCCTGTTCGTGGGGCCAAGCCCCAGCCACGTGACCGACCTTCTCGACGGTCAGGGCGTCGGCTGGCGCGTGGCCGACGGCGACGGAGAAGCGTGTGCCCGGCAGATCGAGGCCATTGCCGCCACGCCCCGCCAGGAACTCGCCCAGATGGGCCGCCGGGCCCGTTCGTACATCGACGAGCGCTACACCCAGGCACGGCTCCTGGGGGCATTCTGCGACGAAGTCGAGAAGGCCGTGAGGCGCCGCAAGCCCGACCTTCGGCCTGCAACGCCACCGGCCCAATCGGACCGAGCGCAGGCCGGCGTCTGA
- a CDS encoding glycosyltransferase family 2 protein, translating into MTIAEARTTEQVHPHPADAQPMPLHEDLESHRAVLAELPAVEGYPPDGSVPVSVLVPVKNEQDNIAACVRRLAWAEQVTVIDSQSTDDTIVLSQALGAEVYQFHYDRSAGWPKKKNWALEHVPWRHDWVLIVDADEHITPELAAEIEAVVTGKYEPDGNGCGDGYWINRKFMFLGRWLKGGGWYPSWNLRLFKHRVGRYERIGNLGDTGSGDNEVHEHPVLLTGEAGYLKHDMLHYAYRDLTTWIEKHNRYTTWEAHAWGAKDAGGVKARLFGSTIERHRWLKKHARNLPGRPFLRFGFDYFFRRGILDGYPGLVMATNMAWYEFMSVAKRREMEIARRLGQRYSGAPPA; encoded by the coding sequence ATGACCATCGCCGAAGCACGCACGACCGAACAGGTCCATCCGCATCCTGCCGATGCGCAGCCCATGCCATTGCACGAGGACCTTGAATCGCATCGTGCGGTTCTCGCCGAGCTTCCGGCGGTCGAGGGCTATCCGCCTGATGGCAGCGTGCCCGTCAGCGTGCTGGTGCCCGTCAAGAACGAGCAGGACAACATCGCCGCGTGCGTCCGCCGGCTGGCATGGGCCGAGCAGGTCACGGTGATCGATAGCCAGTCGACCGACGACACCATCGTGCTGTCCCAGGCACTGGGGGCGGAAGTCTACCAGTTCCATTACGACCGCAGTGCCGGCTGGCCAAAGAAGAAGAATTGGGCCCTCGAGCACGTGCCCTGGAGACACGATTGGGTCCTCATCGTCGATGCCGACGAGCACATCACGCCCGAGCTCGCTGCCGAGATTGAGGCAGTCGTTACGGGCAAGTACGAGCCTGATGGCAATGGGTGCGGCGACGGTTATTGGATCAATCGCAAGTTCATGTTCCTTGGTCGCTGGCTCAAGGGCGGCGGCTGGTACCCGAGCTGGAACCTCAGGCTCTTCAAGCATCGCGTCGGGCGGTACGAACGCATCGGCAATCTCGGCGATACCGGCTCGGGTGACAACGAGGTCCACGAGCACCCGGTGCTGTTGACCGGCGAGGCAGGCTACCTGAAGCACGACATGCTTCATTACGCCTATCGCGATCTCACGACGTGGATCGAGAAGCACAATCGCTACACCACATGGGAAGCCCACGCCTGGGGCGCCAAGGACGCAGGCGGCGTCAAGGCCAGGCTCTTCGGCAGCACCATCGAGCGACATCGCTGGCTAAAGAAGCACGCGCGAAACCTGCCGGGCAGGCCCTTCCTCCGTTTCGGCTTTGACTACTTCTTCCGGCGCGGCATCCTGGATGGCTATCCCGGCCTCGTCATGGCGACCAACATGGCCTGGTACGAGTTCATGTCCGTCGCCAAGCGACGCGAGATGGAGATCGCCAGGCGTCTGGGACAGCGTTATAGCGGAGCGCCGCCCGCATGA
- a CDS encoding polysaccharide deacetylase family protein, with protein sequence MPEPADMTHALSFDIEDWFHIVQVKGLEADQWDDLTTRHSLVESRTEEILEICDRHRVRATFFVLGWIAERYPALVQGIAKAGHEIASHGHMHDRVGELGPERFAEDLRRSLDAISNASGARVRGYRAPSFSIVPGCEWAFDVLADAGIEWDSSLFPAPRGHGGYPCPREPHVVTAPSGETIRELPMSVWSPLGSRTRMGFSGGGYLRLLPYRALRAAIRSEARVGRPTVVYLHPRDLAPDCPRWPMPPHRRFKCYVGLASTRPKLERLLADNAWEPCGAVLDRFLSSASVNAGEEPANHSNATGRSAAS encoded by the coding sequence ATGCCCGAGCCAGCCGACATGACGCACGCCCTGTCCTTCGATATCGAGGACTGGTTCCACATCGTGCAGGTCAAGGGGCTCGAGGCCGATCAATGGGACGACCTGACGACGCGTCACTCGTTGGTCGAGTCGAGGACCGAAGAGATCCTGGAAATCTGCGATCGCCATCGCGTCCGAGCCACGTTCTTCGTCTTGGGATGGATTGCCGAGCGATACCCCGCGCTCGTGCAAGGCATCGCCAAGGCCGGGCACGAGATAGCGTCACACGGCCACATGCACGATCGTGTGGGCGAACTCGGCCCGGAGCGATTTGCCGAGGACCTGCGCCGCTCGCTCGATGCGATCAGCAATGCGTCGGGCGCTCGTGTGCGCGGGTATCGCGCACCCTCGTTTTCGATCGTGCCCGGCTGCGAATGGGCCTTCGATGTGCTCGCCGATGCGGGAATCGAGTGGGATTCGAGCCTGTTTCCGGCGCCGCGCGGCCACGGCGGGTATCCATGCCCTCGAGAGCCGCACGTCGTCACCGCTCCCAGCGGCGAGACCATCCGGGAACTGCCGATGTCCGTGTGGTCGCCCTTGGGTTCGAGAACCCGCATGGGTTTCTCTGGCGGCGGCTATCTGAGGCTGCTGCCGTATCGGGCCCTCCGTGCCGCGATCCGCAGCGAGGCCCGGGTCGGCCGGCCCACGGTGGTGTACCTTCATCCGCGCGATCTCGCCCCGGATTGTCCGCGATGGCCGATGCCCCCGCACCGTCGCTTCAAGTGCTACGTGGGATTGGCGTCGACTCGGCCAAAGCTGGAGCGTCTCTTGGCCGATAATGCCTGGGAGCCGTGCGGGGCGGTGCTGGATCGCTTCCTCTCCAGTGCCTCTGTCAATGCGGGCGAAGAGCCCGCGAACCACTCGAACGCGACCGGCCGGAGTGCTGCATCATGA
- a CDS encoding HAD-IIIC family phosphatase produces MSERGEGQPQPKSRAEVEQDIGAALAQPDEASRATRARLACHGLMSVWRANPAAAPWVAARFQELAPALAAPTCDLLVLRSCTFEPVTPFARACAAEFGLVLRIRFGEFNAWTQEMLSPASVVYRDPSPDVVLVAVQTRDVSPALWFDAATLDADTLVEEADRAVESLLGPLRTLRERSRAAIIIHSLEKPPQASMGVLESTTPGGQSQSAAIDRINSRLREAAAEMSGVYVLDYDGLIARFGRDRWYDEDKFLTVRLPMIAEALLPLAREWTRYLMPVMGRQAKCLVLDLDNTLWGGVIGEDGLEGIKLGVEYPGAHYAAIQRVSRDMAQRGILLALCSKNNPDDAMEPFEKHAHMVLKPDHFAAVRVNWVDKAQNLREIASELNIGIDSLVFLDDNPIERELVRSLVPEVTVLEPASDRPQDLLTALRACPLFERLALSDDDRKRGQMYAQQRQRTELQSSAGSIEEYLRSLEMEADIGLLDANANAAVIERVAQLTQKTNQLNMTTRRYAVQDIQAMAGDAAYRVYWISVRDRFGDNGIVGVMIVTVGERAWEFDTFLMSCRVIGRTVETSMLATVAEHARQAGASTLQGWFLPTRKNPPAEAIYRDHGFEAAQHDEQGVLWTLDLEHASIEHPEWITRRVMLPTPA; encoded by the coding sequence TTGTCTGAGCGAGGAGAGGGTCAGCCCCAGCCCAAGTCACGGGCCGAGGTCGAGCAGGACATCGGTGCAGCTCTCGCGCAGCCCGACGAGGCTTCTCGTGCCACGCGGGCTCGACTGGCGTGCCACGGGCTGATGTCCGTATGGCGGGCTAATCCGGCCGCGGCGCCTTGGGTAGCGGCTCGATTCCAGGAACTCGCCCCGGCGCTCGCGGCGCCCACGTGTGATCTGCTCGTGCTTCGCAGTTGTACATTCGAGCCGGTGACGCCCTTTGCTCGGGCGTGTGCGGCGGAGTTCGGCCTCGTTCTGCGCATTCGCTTCGGGGAATTCAACGCCTGGACGCAGGAGATGCTCTCGCCCGCGTCGGTGGTGTATCGAGATCCGTCGCCCGACGTCGTGCTCGTGGCGGTGCAAACACGCGACGTGTCGCCCGCGCTGTGGTTCGATGCCGCGACGCTTGATGCCGATACCCTGGTTGAAGAAGCGGACCGTGCCGTCGAGAGCTTGCTGGGGCCGCTCCGTACGCTGCGGGAGCGCAGCCGGGCGGCCATCATCATTCATTCGCTCGAGAAACCGCCGCAGGCCTCGATGGGGGTGTTGGAATCAACGACGCCGGGCGGCCAGAGCCAGTCCGCCGCGATCGATCGCATCAATAGCCGCCTTCGCGAGGCCGCCGCCGAGATGTCGGGCGTGTACGTTCTGGACTACGACGGCCTGATCGCGCGTTTCGGTCGAGATCGCTGGTACGACGAAGACAAGTTCTTGACCGTCCGCCTGCCGATGATCGCCGAGGCGCTGCTGCCGCTGGCCCGGGAATGGACGCGGTACCTGATGCCGGTGATGGGCCGACAGGCCAAGTGTCTGGTTCTGGATCTGGACAACACGCTCTGGGGCGGAGTGATCGGCGAAGATGGACTGGAAGGCATCAAGCTGGGCGTGGAGTATCCCGGGGCGCATTATGCTGCCATTCAGCGGGTCTCGCGAGACATGGCACAGCGTGGAATTCTGCTGGCGCTGTGCAGCAAGAACAACCCCGATGACGCCATGGAACCTTTCGAGAAGCACGCGCACATGGTGCTCAAGCCTGATCACTTCGCAGCGGTTCGCGTGAACTGGGTCGACAAGGCCCAGAACCTGCGGGAGATCGCATCGGAGCTGAATATCGGCATCGATTCGCTGGTCTTCCTCGACGACAATCCGATCGAGCGCGAACTGGTGCGAAGCCTCGTTCCCGAGGTCACCGTGCTCGAGCCGGCCAGCGACCGACCCCAAGACCTGCTGACGGCGCTGCGCGCATGTCCGCTCTTCGAGCGACTGGCGCTGAGCGACGATGATCGCAAGCGCGGCCAGATGTACGCCCAGCAGCGACAGCGAACCGAACTCCAGAGCAGCGCGGGTTCCATCGAGGAGTACCTGCGATCACTCGAAATGGAAGCCGATATCGGCTTGCTGGATGCAAACGCCAACGCCGCGGTGATCGAGCGCGTGGCCCAGTTGACGCAGAAGACCAACCAACTGAACATGACGACGCGCCGTTATGCTGTTCAGGACATCCAGGCGATGGCCGGCGACGCGGCGTATCGGGTCTATTGGATCAGCGTGCGTGACCGCTTCGGGGACAATGGCATCGTTGGCGTGATGATCGTGACCGTCGGCGAACGCGCGTGGGAGTTCGACACGTTCCTTATGTCGTGCCGAGTCATCGGCCGGACGGTCGAAACGTCGATGCTCGCGACCGTGGCCGAGCATGCCCGACAGGCCGGTGCGTCGACCTTGCAGGGCTGGTTCCTGCCGACGAGAAAGAACCCGCCCGCCGAGGCAATCTACCGGGATCATGGGTTCGAGGCAGCGCAGCATGACGAGCAGGGCGTACTCTGGACGCTCGACCTCGAGCACGCGTCGATCGAGCATCCCGAGTGGATCACCCGTCGCGTAATGCTGCCAACGCCAGCCTGA
- a CDS encoding acyl carrier protein, translating into MPESTLETTCQIIGDALGLPPVPEDASPESIEAWDSIAHLNIVMALEGAFGVTFDPDEIPELVSPRAIATRVEAKR; encoded by the coding sequence ATGCCCGAATCAACGCTCGAGACCACTTGTCAGATCATTGGCGACGCGCTGGGCCTACCGCCTGTTCCCGAGGACGCGTCACCCGAGTCGATCGAGGCGTGGGACAGCATCGCGCACCTGAACATCGTGATGGCGCTGGAGGGCGCCTTTGGCGTGACCTTCGACCCCGATGAGATCCCTGAATTGGTCTCGCCCCGAGCCATCGCGACCAGGGTGGAGGCCAAGCGCTGA